The following are from one region of the Aspergillus chevalieri M1 DNA, chromosome 1, nearly complete sequence genome:
- a CDS encoding uncharacterized protein (COG:S;~EggNog:ENOG410Q1Z1;~SECRETED:SignalP(1-18);~TransMembrane:1 (n2-13c18/19o266-292i)), with the protein MLLRFLSILYLGACTALAIQPQNDSLAYRSDVNQIRLPCAPCAFADTACSQDRKPNAYLTLDFSMTNGTLVANDIPVFPPTTDMQLPATRHWSSKTSKETEDVHLTYALHTQRVPPRAQGKLYRFTMNLLDSQGRPATTDLVSLTLVRNAEERLLLSSIRVEPAVHHTQRWKLKYWKSQVGGYMVTVKEAVKSRLHGASNSSDKLLIIDGHRHSTESEQDLDSSTTPRIPSDDNSRFQILSFYQFTHYPSHHSSSNRHFLRLVRPIIMPALLGIMAGFVACVIGFLVGRVGASIYFHARGKKQAGSAVSAVDVEEGFVSEKQKLLEIYE; encoded by the exons ATGTTACTACGCTTCCTATCAATCTTGTATCTTGGCGCATGCACCGCGCTAGCCATTCAACCTCAGAATGACAGCCTTGCGTATCGTTCAGACGTCAATCAAATCCGGCTACCATGTGCGCCTTGCGCCTTCGCAGACACTGCCTGTTCGCAAGATAGAAAGCCAAACGCATACTTG ACCCTCGACTTCTCCATGACAAACGGCACTCTTGTCGCCAACGACATTCCCGTCTTCCCGCCTACCACGGATATGCAGCTCCCAGCTACCCGCCACTGGTCCTCGAAAACAAGCAAAGAAACCGAAGACGTCCATTTGACCTACGCACTGCATACGCAACGAGTTCCTCCCCGCGCGCAGGGTAAACTATACCGGTTTACCATGAATCTGCTCGATAGCCAAGGTCGACCCGCTACCACGGATCTAGTCAGTCTGACACTAGTCCGCAATGCAGAAGAGAGACTACTCCTCTCGAGTATCAGGGTGGAGCCCGCAGTGCATCACACCCAGCGCTGGAAGCTGAAGTACTGGAAGTCACAAGTCGGTGGATACATGGTCACCGTGAAGGAAGCAGTCAAGAGCCGGCTGCACGGGGCGTCAAACTCCTCGGACAAGCTATTGATTATCGATGGACACCGTCATTCGACAGAGTCAGAGCAGGATCTCGACTCCAGCACTACACCGCGAATCCCGTCAGATGACAACTCGCGTTTCCAGATCCTCTCGTTCTACCAATTCACTCACTACCCCTCGCACCACAGCAGTTCTAACCGTCATTTCCTGCGTCTTGTTCGGCCAATTATCATGCCAGCGTTGCTGGGTATCATGGCTGGTTTTGTGGCGTGTGTGATTGGCTTCCTGGTTGGACGGGTTGGCGCTTCGATATATTTCCATGCACGGGGTAAGAAGCAGGCTGGTTCTGCTGTATCCGCGGTGGATGTAGAAGAGGGTTTTGTTTCAGAGAAACAGAAGCTTTTGGAGATATATGAGTAG
- a CDS encoding uncharacterized protein (COG:Q;~EggNog:ENOG410PHE8;~InterPro:IPR001106,IPR023144,IPR024083,IPR005922, IPR008948;~PFAM:PF00221;~go_component: GO:0005737 - cytoplasm [Evidence IEA];~go_function: GO:0003824 - catalytic activity [Evidence IEA];~go_function: GO:0016841 - ammonia-lyase activity [Evidence IEA];~go_process: GO:0006559 - L-phenylalanine catabolic process [Evidence IEA]), whose amino-acid sequence MSGTMTLNLQAYDPKQDAAPSHGGQPLTSSLRSSIRQLRNLLKEQKDITLDGESLDLSSTIAVARFGRNASFPNNGHAAQRMNTSVEQLDQKLKSNEMVYGVTTGYGGSADTRTDSYVDLQRALIQHQSAAILLPSDRGLSQSSSFVDSLKSHAIPVPIVRAAMLTRCNSLLRGHSAVRPDVVRHILTLLEKDMTPVVPLRGSISACGDLMPLSYVAGALEGNPDISVNCGKNQGYRVLPADQALALAGLKPLELQAKEGLGILNGTAFSAGAASLVLFEANQLILLSQVLTAMGTEALLGKRGNYDPFIAIARPHPGQKEVAANIFNFLSDSKLVSEADPGKIGTAQDSHVLAQDRYALRTSPQWIGPQLEDLALALKQVEVELNSTTDNPLIDPDSAEVHHGGNFQAASVTSAMEKTMGAMQMIGKMLFSQCTEMINPALNKGLTPNLCVDDPSLSYTMKGVDINMAGYMSELAYLAHPVSNYVQSAEMHNQGLNSLALIAARYTGDAVEVLSLMSSAYLYVLCQALDLRALHLEFVKQAHQEVKRVTEDLCGPVVSKHVDGLLWQEIMGHWGRTSTRNLADRADVAATTSIGLLLSLISQHGTADVHPDHAGLNDVAKGLKWKESVAAVLTETYDGVRESFLHEQTTKQYLCHASKNMYSFVRETLNVPIHRGIVDHATKESGDGRSRTDKPLIGSHISKIYTALRAGELQDVLLHCFE is encoded by the exons ATGTCCGGCACCATGACCCTGAATCTACAGGCCTATGATCCCAAGCAGGACGCTGCTCCCAGCCACGGAGGCCAGCCTCTGACCTCCTCCTTGCGATCCTCGATACGCCAGTTGCGAAACCTGCTGAAGGAACAGAAAGATATCACACTCGATGGAGAGTCGTTGGACCTAAGCTCGACTATTGCTGTGGCACG ATTTGGCCGCAATGCATCTTTCCCGAACAATGGCCACGCCGCTCAGCGCATGAACACGAGCGTCGAGCAATTGGATCAGAAACTGAAGAGCAATGAGATGGTCTACGGCGTTACAACTGGCTATGGCGGAAGCGCAGACACCCGTACCGACAGCTACGTGGATCTACAAAGAGCCCTCATTCAGCATCAAAGTGCGGCTATCCTGCTGCCCAGCGATAGAGGTCTTTCCCAGTCTTCGTCTTTTGTGGACAGTTTGAAAAGCCATGCTATTCCTGTGCCTATTGTCCGTGCTGCCATGTTGACGCGCTGCAATTCCCTCCTGCGCGGCCATTCCGCCGTTCGTCCCGACGTGGTACGGCACATCCTGACGCTCCTGGAGAAAGACATGACGCCTGTCGTCCCGTTGCGTGGTAGTATCTCAGCATGTGGTGACTTGATGCCGCTGTCATACGTGGCCGGAGCACTAGAAGGAAACCCGGATATCTCAGTCAATTGCGGCAAGAATCAGGGCTATCGCGTTCTCCCGGCTGATCAGGCGCTGGCGCTGGCCGGTCTGAAGCCTCTCGAGCTGCAGGCCAAGGAAGGACTGGGGATTCTGAACGGAACGGCCTTTAGCGCTGGTGCTGCCAGCTTGGTTCTCTTCGAGGCCAACCAACTCATCCTGCTCTCCCAGGTACTCACGGCCATGGGCACTGAAGCCCTGCTGGGCAAGCGCGGGAACTACGACCCATTCATTGCCATCGCACGTCCCCATCCTGGCCAGAAAGAAGTAGCCGCCAACATTTTCAACTTCCTCTCTGACTCCAAGCTCGTGTCGGAGGCCGACCCCGGCAAGATTGGCACAGCGCAGGATTCTCACGTTTTAGCGCAGGACCGTTATGCGCTGCGCACATCGCCGCAGTGGATCGGCCCTCAGCTCGAGGACCTGGCTCTGGCGTTGAAGCAGGTGGAGGTTGAGCTGAACTCGACTACTGATAACCCGCTGATCGACCCCGACAGCGCAGAGGTGCATCACGGTGGCAACTTCCAGGCCGCGTCGGTGACATCCGCGATGGAGAAGACGATGGGCGCAATGCAGATGATCGGAAAGATGTTGTTTTCGCAGTGTACGGAGATGATCAACCCCGCGTTGAACAAAGGGTTGACGCCTAATCTCTGCGTGGACGATCCTAGTTTGTCGTATACCATGAAGGGTGTGGACATTAACATGGCGGGGTACATGTCGGAGCTCGCCTATCTTGCGCACCCGGTTAGCAACTATGTCCAGTCAGCAGAGATGCACAACCAGGGACTGAACTCGCTGGCTCTAATTGCTGCGCGGTATACAGGCGATGCAGTGGAGGTTCTCTCCCTCATGTCCTCCGCGTATTTGTACGTTTTATGTCAGGCGCTAGACCTCCGCGCCCTACACCTCGAGTTCGTCAAGCAAGCCCACCAGGAAGTCAAACGCGTGACCGAAGACCTCTGCGGACCGGTAGTCAGCAAGCACGTCGACGGGCTGCTCTGGCAGGAAATCATGGGACACTGGGGCCGCACCAGCACCCGGAATCTCGCAGATCGGGCCGACGTGGCGGCCACGACGTCCATAGGTTTATTGTTGTCTCTTATCAGCCAGCACGGGACCGCCGATGTCCACCCTGACCATGCTGGTTTGAATGACGTGGCCAAGGGGCTAAAGTGGAAGGAGTCTGTTGCTGCGGTTTTGACAGAGACATACGACGGGGTTCGCGAGTCTTTCCTCCACGAGCAGACCACAAAGCAATACCTGTGTCATGCGTCGAAGAATATGTACAGCTTTGTTCGGGAGACACTTAACGTCCCGATCCACCGTGGCATCGTGGACCACGCTACCAAGGAATCCGGCGATGGACGCAGTCGGACAGACAAGCCACTGATCGGCTCGCACATCAGCAAGATCTACACAGCGTTGCGAGCAGGCGAATTACAGGACGTCCTTTTGCATTGTTTCGAGTAA
- a CDS encoding uncharacterized protein (COG:Q;~EggNog:ENOG410PKJ5;~InterPro:IPR002347,IPR036291,IPR020904;~PFAM:PF00106,PF13561,PF08659;~go_function: GO:0016491 - oxidoreductase activity [Evidence IEA];~go_process: GO:0055114 - oxidation-reduction process [Evidence IEA]) — protein sequence MRRTAIVTGSANGIGKAIATRLVRDGYSVCINDIPSKAADIDAVVAELNATHSSDGRPKAISIPADVTSGTSVEAMVRDTVDKLGPLTLMVANAGIAQTKPLFSATGEDVDKVFSVNVKGVFNCYTHAAQQMIAQGDPGTAAGVRVYKILGAASIGGFRASAPLGVYCASKFAVRGLTQAFAQECAPHKITVNAYAPGLIDTSMTDGIDENLTGMSGQKKGDMKRNYSEQVIPLRRTGTPEDVAGVVGGYLANPDSDYTTGQTSVVDGGVFFT from the exons ATGCGTCGAACAGCGATTGTCACCGGATCTGCAAACGGGAT TGGGAAAGCCATAGCAACCCGCCTAGTCCGAGATGGCTACTCCGTCTGCATCAACGACATCCCCAGCAAAGCGGCAGACATCGACGCCGTCGTCGCTGAACTCAACGCCACACATTCATCCGATGGCCGCCCAAAAGCAATCAGCATCCCAGCTGATGTGACCTCCGGCACATCCGTAGAAGCCATGGTCCGCGACACAGTCGACAAACTCGGTCCCCTGACGTTGATGGTCGCCAACGCCGGCATCGCCCAGACAAAGCCCCTATTCTCTGCCACCGGGGAGGACGTTGATAAGGTATTCTCGGTTAATGTCAAGGGCGTGTTCAACTGTTACACCCACGCTGCGCAGCAGATGATCGCACAGGGTGATCCGGGGACCGCTGCTGGGGTGCGTGTGTACAAGATACTCGGGGCGGCGTCCATTGGCGGGTTTAGAGCTTCAGCTCCCCTGGGGGTGTATTGTGCTAGTAAATTTGCGGTCAGGGGGTTAACGCAGGCCTTTGCGCAGGAATGTGCGCCGCATAAAATCACAGTTAATGCGTATGCGCCGGGGCTAATCGATACGTCGATGACCGACGGGATCGATGAAAACTTGACTGGTATGAGTGGACAGAAGAAAGGGGACATGAAGCGCAATTATTCGGAGCAGGTGATTCCGCTGAGACGTACTGGGACACCGGAGGATGTGGCTGGAGTGGTTGGGGGGTATTTGGCCAATCCGGATTCGGATTATACGACGGGGCAGACTAGCGTGGTGGACGGGGGAGTGTTTTTTACATAG
- a CDS encoding alpha/beta hydrolase (CAZy:CE10;~COG:V;~EggNog:ENOG410PPUD;~InterPro:IPR029058,IPR013094;~MEROPS:MER0034665;~PFAM:PF07859;~go_function: GO:0016787 - hydrolase activity [Evidence IEA]) — protein sequence MADYTKESLHALGTPDPELTEILKKAPAPNPDLTLAQPREEFHSREKYRYTNGPTLDTTESVVQIPMRDGYTSETRVFKPAEASTGTPLVVLIFGGGFINGSNIQLVAFARAAAKLYGATAVTLSYRLAPEYKFPTAANDIWDGVSWLAEHASSQIGNVDLAKGFVIGGVSAGGNLAVVTAHKALKDKLAAPITGIWACIPVLLSDSTVPEEYKDRWSSRVQNANAPLLNAQSIEALRQLYQPDESSPDYTPFPNPADLSSFSNIPRTHVQVAGLDPLRDDGLIYEKALRDRGVETKLDVYPGVPHAHFSALPGLKASYRSRRDTLVGIGWLLRKEVDIKAVESVEEAWEPALLGAVR from the exons ATGGCCGACTACACCAAAGAATCCCTCCATGCCCTAGGCACTCCCGACCCAGAACTCACCGAG ATCCTCAAAAAGGCCCCCGCGCCAAACCCTGACTTAACCCTCGCCCAGCCCCGGGAGGAATTCCACTCGCGAGAGAAATACCGCTACACCAATGGGCCCACACTCGACACGACCGAGTCCGTGGTGCAGATTCCAATGCGCGATGGATACACCAGCGAGACGCGCGTTTTCAAGCCCGCAGAAGCATCGACAGGAACGCCGTTAGTGGTACTGATATTTGGAGGTGGATTTATCAATGGCTCGAATATCCAGCTTGTCGCTTTCGCGCGGGCAGCTGCGAAGCTTTACGGTGCGACGGCGGTGACGCTCTCGTATCGTCTTGCGCCGGAGTACAAGTTCCCGACTGCGGCGAATGATATCTGGGATGGCGTTTCGTGGTTGGCAGAACATGCGTCGAGTCAGATCGGAAATGTAGATCTGGCGAAAGGCTTCGTGATCGGTGGTGTATCCGCCGGTGGAAACCTAGCCGTCGTTACTGCGCACAAGGCCCTGAAGGACAAACTAGCTGCGCCGATCACTGGTATCTGGGCATGTATCCCGGTGTTATTGAGCGATTCTACCGTTCCCGAGGAGTACAAGGACCGCTGGTCGTCGCGCGTACAAAACGCAAACGCACCGCTCCTCAATGCCCAATCCATCGAAGCCCTCCGACAACTATACCAACCCGACGAGAGCTCCCCAGACTACACCCCCTTCCCGAACCCAGCGGatctctcctccttctcgaACATCCCTCGCACGCACGTCCAAGTCGCCGGCCTGGACCCCCTCCGCGACGACGGGTTGATCTACGAAAAGGCGCTAAGGGATCGCGGCGTTGagaccaagttggatgtgtATCCTGGTGTTCCGCATGCGCATTTCTCAGCGCTGCCGGGGTTGAAGGCATCGTATCGGAGTAGGAGGGATACGCTGGTTGGGATTGGGTGGTTGTTGAGGAAGGAGGTGGATATTAAGGCTGTGGAAAGCGTGGAGGAAGCGTGGGAGCCGGCATTGCTTGGGGCTGTTCGCTGA
- a CDS encoding DUF3140 domain-containing protein (COG:S;~EggNog:ENOG410PRQD;~InterPro:IPR021487): MVKGRDTVIHEFHDLVNMSPNELWDWLQKEQSQSSGWQSESGETIGHERYFPVSQFVASPASEEDGLSGRRIADILAHNPDRDPGGYTEHDIEHMRKVVSYCKRHLAQEEKAKSDTASKSYRSLKNWGHDALKE; this comes from the exons ATGGTCAAAGGCAGAGATACCGTAATCCA CGAATTCCACGACCTAGTCAACATGTCCCCCAACGAACTCTGGGACTGGCTGCAGAAAGAACAATCCCAATCCTCCGGCTGGCAGAGCGAATCCGGCGAGACTATCGGACACGAGAGGTACTTTCCCGTTTCCCAATTTGTCGCATCTCCGGCTTCTGAAGAAGATGGACTCAGCGGCCGTCGTATCGCCGATATCCTCGCGCATaatcctgaccgggatccgGGGGGATATACCGAGCATGACATTGAGCATATGAGGAAGGTGGTGTCTTATTGTAAGAGACATTTGGcgcaggaggagaaggcgaagagTGATACGGCGAGTAAGAGTTATCGGTCGTTGAAGAATTGGGGGCATGATGCACTGAAGGAGTAG
- a CDS encoding TauD/TfdA family dioxygenase (COG:I;~EggNog:ENOG410PJYC;~InterPro:IPR042098,IPR003819;~PFAM:PF02668;~go_function: GO:0016491 - oxidoreductase activity [Evidence IEA];~go_process: GO:0055114 - oxidation-reduction process [Evidence IEA]): MSATETITRPVQPDIQYHPEYEKYKARTLRRKETESLPTTLPDGFPQKLDSPLVWEGKDVEKRDDWLYHLSDAELDEIDAALRHFKSLNLPLGHINQSTFPLPTLHPTLRALSKEIHAGRGFIVLRGLRIDAHTREDNIITYTGVSSHIGNIRGRQQDTRLANGTSPVISHIKDLTTTTDRGKIGAPSNTPDKQVFHTDAGDIISLLCLQTAAEGGESYLASSWLVYNILAKERPDLVRTLAGEWPLDGFGNPDRPYTLRPLLYHQPATGTTPERVLIQYARRYFTGFLAQPRSKDIPPISEAQAEALDALHFLAEEHSASLGFQKGDIQYVNNLSIFHARNGFKDEPGQERHLLRLWLRDPENAWETPKQLEHRWNTVFGDVTVEEQAFPLEPALRRNVGS, translated from the exons ATGTCCGCTACTGAAACCATCACTCGGCCTGTCCAGCCGGACATCCAGTATCATCCCGAGTATGAAAAGTACAAAGCGCGTACTCTTCGTCGCAAGGAAACGGAAAGCCTACCAACTACTCTGCCCGATGGGTTTCCACAGAAGCTTGATTCCCCGCTAGTCTGGGAAGGAAAGGATGTCGAGAAGCGTGATGACTGGCTATACCATCTGAGCGACGCTGAGTTGGATGAGATCGATGCTGCTCTGCGGCATTTCAAAT CCCTCAACCTCCCACTGGGCCACATCAACCAATCCACCTTCCCCCTCCCAACCCTCCACCCTACCCTCCGCGCCCTATCCAAAGAAATCCACGCCGGCCGCGGCTTCATCGTCCTCCGGGGCCTGCGCATCGACGCGCACACCCGCGAGGACAACATAATAACCTACACCGGCGTATCCTCACATATCGGGAACATCCGCGGCCGCCAGCAAGACACGCGCCTGGCCAACGGGACATCTCCCGTAATCTCACACATCAAGGACCTCACGACCACAACTGACAGAGGCAAGATCGGGGCGCCGTCGAACACGCCTGATAAGCAGGTGTTTCATACGGATGCGGGGGATATCATCTCGCTGTTATGCTTGCAGACCGCTGCGGAGGGAGGTGAGAGTTATCTGGCTAGTAGTTGGTTAGTGTATAACATTCTAGCCAAGGAACGGCCGGATTTGGTGAGGACTTTGGCGGGCGAGTGGCCGCTTGATGG ATTCGGAAATCCGGATAGGCCGTATACTCTCCGGCCGCTGCTGTACCACCAACCTGCTACGGGGACGACTCCCGAACGCGTGCTGATTCAGTACGCTCGACGGTACTTTACTGGTTTTCTGGCGCAGCCTCGATCAAAAGATATCCCGCCTATCAGCGAGGCACAGGCCGAAGCGCTCGACGCGCTGCATTTCCTAGCAGAGGAGCACAGTGCCTCGCTGGGCTTCCAGAAAGGCGATATCCAATACGTCAACAATCTAAGTATTTTCCATGCGCGGAATGGATTCAAGGATGAGCCGGGACAGGA GCGACACCTATTGCGACTCTGGCTGCGCGACCCCGAAAACGCGTGGGAAACACCAAAGCAGCTAGAGCACCGGTGGAATACAGTCTTTGGGGATGTAACCGTGGAAGAGCAGGCGTTTCCTCTGGAGCCTGCTTTGCGGAGGAATGTTGGCTCTTAG
- a CDS encoding uncharacterized protein (COG:O;~EggNog:ENOG410PHTE;~InterPro:IPR023828,IPR000209,IPR034187,IPR023827, IPR022398,IPR015500,IPR010435,IPR036852;~MEROPS:MER0047718;~PFAM:PF06280,PF00082;~SECRETED:SignalP(1-27);~go_component: GO:0005618 - cell wall [Evidence IEA];~go_component: GO:0016020 - membrane [Evidence IEA];~go_function: GO:0004252 - serine-type endopeptidase activity [Evidence IEA];~go_function: GO:0008236 - serine-type peptidase activity [Evidence IEA];~go_process: GO:0006508 - proteolysis [Evidence IEA]) — protein sequence MAWVLELARGILLMQLLLLSSLIIAKAADLETGVIPGAYIVEFADHLDNHENAFFSELSTAKISARLRLSLSSSVFKGASFHLDDTHDEHDERRKIEQIASSKSVKKVFPMRKYSLPYEKVSIADKYQVHSSPKRKIEQRATDDNVYSLHAMTGVDKLREEGFTGSGVRVAIIDTGIDYYHPDLGGCFGPGCKVGFGYDLVGDAYTGENEPVPDPDPYDNCGGHGTHVAGIIAASSNAQDYFTGVAPNVTLGAYRVMGCNGAVTNDVLIKAFSMAYESGADVITSSLGGSGGWSEEPLDVVVSNIVKAGIPCTVSAGNSGTMGPFHSSTPAGGIGATSVGSVDNKAYPMLLVPGTYIANGIDSEFGWAPGILSNISEGVYQLYALTYNTSSTNDACHDLPEEPADLSEYIILIRRGGCSFSQKAGNAAARGAKHIFFYNTQPGTNQAYVYAPGIESAGMVSQTQGYKWISLLEAGHKVHLHIRSPAHAGLVIMEEPNYTTGGHISTFSSWGPSYEVQTKPQISAPGGVIASTYPLAMGGYAVLSGTSMSCPYAAGAIALLLEARGKLDPATINNLLSTTATPQPFHDGISEYPFLAPVPQQGAGLINIYNAVHATTLLSVPSISFNDTTHLLKDGGFTLKNTGPAAVTYEIAHTPSATFYTFTTKGSRSHFTAGHPPELIPRGAALSFSITEVTIKPGEEAFIHVSPILPFNMTTQRIPVYSGYITINATNSEDDESLSLPYLGVDSALKDAPILNKRHVFLTSTSRPGVPWAGHYQFNIPPPNSNRAKYPGLLAPAVFAELKMGTALLRVDVQPLDAFLLNQSHIPRSRVKRAFKYNTEKVLGQEILGSIDGFPAHYVPGQNVAGAWHGKLSDGTYAPAGNYTFVVSALKIFGDPDKEEDYERVKTDVFGIWYG from the exons ATGGCTTGGGTTTTGGAACTAGCGCGGGGAATACTCCTCATGCAATTGCTCCTGTTGAGCAGTTTGATTATCGCTAAAGCTGCTGATCTAGAAACGGGTGTTATCCCTGGTGCATATATCGTGGAATTCGCTGATCATTTAGACAAT CATGAAAATGCCTTCTTTTCAGAACTCTCAACGGCAAAGATCTCCGCAAGACTTCGACTCAGCCTCTCCTCTTCCGTATTCAAAGGCGCATCATTCCATCTAGACGACACGCACGACGAACACGATGAACGAAGAAAGATTGAGCAAATCGCCTCATCGAAGTCCGTCAAAAAGGTCTTCCCAATGCGCAAATACTCGCTTCCATACGAGAAAGTTAGCATAGCCGATAAGTACCAGGTTCATTCTTCGCCCAAGCGGAAGATCGAACAACGTGCCACCGACGACAACGTCTATTCGCTGCACGCAATGACCGGAGTTGACAAGCTGCGCGAGGAAGGATTTACAGGTTCTGGCGTCCGTGTCGCCATTATCGACACCGGAATTGACTACTACCATCCTGACCTTGGTGGGTGTTTCGGCCCTGGATGCAAAGTCGGTTTCGGGTATGACCTTGTCGGCGATGCGTATACTGGTGAAAATGAACCAGTCCCAGATCCTGATCCGTATGATAACTGTGGGGGGCATGGGACTCATGTCGCTGGTATCATTGCTGCATCGTCCAACGCACAAGACTACTTCACTGGTGTTGCTCCGAATGTAACATTGGGCGCGTACCGTGTGATGGGATGTAATGGAGCTGTCACGAATGATGTGCTCATCAAGGCATTTTCCATGGCGTATGAGTCGGGTGCGGATGTCATTACATCCTCGCTTGGAGGAAGCGGTGGTTGGAGTGAAG AACCCCTTGACGTCGTGGTCTCAAACATAGTAAAAGCCGGCATCCCATGCACAGTCTCAGCCGGCAACAGCGGAACAATGGGCCCCTTCCACTCCTCAACCCCAGCAGGCGGCATCGGTGCAACATCTGTCGGCTCTGTCGACAACAAAGCATACCCCATGCTCCTTGTCCCGGGGACATACATTGCCAACGGCATAGATTCTGAGTTTGGCTGGGCACCAGGAATCCTCTCCAATATCTCTGAGGGCGTCTACCAGCTCTACGCCTTAACCTACAACACCTCCTCCACGAATGACGCTTGCCACGATCTCCCCGAAGAACCGGCAGATCTATCAGAATACATCATCCTCATTCGCAGAGGTGGGTGCTCGTTCAGCCAAAAGGCAGGCAACGCAGCAGCTCGCGGCGCGAAACACATCTTCTTCTACAACACCCAGCCAGGAACGAACCAAGCATACGTCTACGCCCCCGGCATCGAATCCGCAGGAATGGTCTCGCAAACGCAAGGATATAAATGGATCTCTCTCCTCGAGGCAGGCCACAAAGTCCATCTTCACATCCGCTCGCCTGCCCACGCGGGTCTGGTTATCATGGAAGAACCAAACTACACTACAGGCGGGCACATAAGTACATTCTCCAGCTGGGGCCCCTCATATGAAGTCCAGACAAAACCCCAAATCTCAGCCCCCGGCGGCGTCATTGCTTCAACGTACCCCCTCGCCATGGGTGGATATGCCGTCCTCTCGGGGACATCCATGTCCTGTCCCTACGCAGCCGGCGCTATAGCCCTCCTCCTCGAAGCGCGGGGGAAACTCGACCCTGCGACCATCAACAACTTACTTTCCACCACAGCAACACCACAGCCCTTCCACGACGGCATATCCGAATACCCCTTCCTGGCACCAGTCCCACAACAAGGAGCTGGCCTAATTAACATCTACAACGCCGTTCACGCAACAACCCTCCTCTCCGTCCCCTCAATTTCCTTCAACGACACAACCCATCTTCTCAAAGACGGTGGCTTCACCCTAAAAAACACAGGCCCAGCAGCAGTAACATACGAAATTGCTCACACCCCCAGCGCAACATTCTACACCTTCACAACCAAAGGTTCAAGATCACACTTTACAGCGGGCCATCCACCAGAACTAATCCCTCGCGGTGCAGCCCTCTCATTCAGCATCACAGAAGTAACAATCAAACCCGGCGAAGAAGCCTTCATCCACGTCTCCCCAATCCTCCCCTTCAATATGACCACACAACGTATACCAGTGTACAGCGGATACATCACCATCAACGCGACAAACAGCGAGGACGATGagtctctctctcttccctaTCTAGGAGTTGACTCGGCGCTAAAAGATGCACCAATCCTCAACAAGCGACACGTCTTTTTGACATCGACTTCCAGGCCTGGTGTGCCGTGGGCGGGCCATTATCAGTTTAATATTCCGCCGCCGAATAGTAACCGCGCGAAGTATCCGGGGCTTCTTGCGCCGGCTGTTTTTGCGGAGTTGAAGATGGGGACGGCGTTGCTGAGGGTTGACGTGCAGCCTCTTGATGCTTTTTTGTTGAATCAGAGTCATATCCCCAGGAGCAGAGTTAAACGTGCGTTCAAGTACAATACAGAAAAGGTACTTGGGCAGGAAATTCTCGGTTCAATTGACGGTTTTCCGGCACACTACGTGCCAGGGCAGAATGTTGCGGGTGCATGGCATGGGAAGTTGAGTGATGGCACTTATGCACCGGCGGGGAATTATACATTTGTGGTGAGTGCGTTGAAGATCTTCGGAGATCCGGATAAAGAAGAGGATTATGAGAGGGTTAAGACGGATGTCTTTGGGATTTGGTATGGGTAG